The Amycolatopsis sp. QT-25 genomic sequence CCGTGTGCGCGAGCTGCTCGAGGTCGTCGGCCTGACCCGCGAGCACGGCGTCCGGTACCCGCGCGAGCTTTCCGGCGGTCAGCAGCAGCGCGTCGGGGTGGCGCGGGCGATGGCCGCGGACCCGCCCGTCCTGCTGATGGACGAGCCGTTCGGCTCCACCGACGCGATCACACGCGCCCGGCTGCAGGACGAATTCCTTCGCCTGCAACGGGAAGTACGCAAGACGATCGTGTTCGTCACGCACGACTTCGACGAGGCGCTGAAGGTCGGCGACCGGATCGCCGTGCTGCGGGAGCGATCGGTGATCGCGCAGTACGACACGCCTCAGGCGATCCTCGCCGCGCCGGCGGACGGTTACGTCGCGAGCTTCGCCGGCTCGAAACGGAATCTGAAGCGGCTCGCGCTGATCCGGGTGGGTGAGCTGGACCTCCGGCCGGCGACGGGGCCGGACGGCCTGCCTCCGGTCCGGCTCGACGCCACCCTGCTGGACGTGCTCGACGTGATGGTGCGGACCGGCAGCACCGAGGTCGTGGTCACCGAGGACGGCACCGCGCGGCCGCGGGGGGTGTGCGACGTGCCCCGCCTCGTCGCGGCACTCCGACCCGCCGACGAGAGGCCCGCCCCCGCGATCCCGGCCGCTGAGGAGGCGCCCGCCCCGGGTCCCGACGCCACGGTGCCCGCGTCGCCTCGTCGGCGCCGGCTCGGGTTGCTGGTGCGTCCGGTCCTGCTGATGCTGGCCTTGCTGGCACTCTTCGTCATCGTGCGTGCGCACCCGATCGACTCGATCGAAGAGCGTTTTCTCAACACCGGCGAGATCTTCACCGAACTGGGCGCGCACCTGCGGCTCACCCTGATTTCGACGGTGTGCACCATCGCCATCGCCCTCCCGCTCGGCATCCTGCTGACTCGCGCCGGTGCCCGCTGGGCCAGGCCGATCGGCCTGGGGCTGGGCAACCTCGGCCAGGCGATCCCGTCGATCGGGTTCGTCGTGCTGCTCGCGCTCTGGATCGGCACGGGCACCGCGACAGCGGTGACGGCGCTCGTCGTCTACGCGACCTTGCCGGTGCTGCGCAACACGATCGTCGGGCTCGACGGCGTCGACCCGGCCCTTGTCGACGCCGCGCGCGGCATGGGGATGAGCAAGACGGCCGTCCTGTGGCGGATCGAACTGCCGCTGGCGGTCCCGGTGATCATCGCCGGGATCCGGACCGCGCTGGTGCTCACCGTCGCGAGCGCGACGCTGGCGACGTTCATCGACGGCGGCGGTCTCGGCGGAGGGCTGGTCGCCGGGATCGGTCTGTACCGCCCGATCCTGAGCTTGACCTTCGGCATCATCGTCGCCGTACTGGCACTCTTCGTCGACTGGCTGGGGCTGGTCGCCGAGGAGATCCTGCATCCGCGCGGCACGTAGCCCGACCGACCCCAAGGAGGACCAACCCATGCGGATGCTCCAGCGCACGAACGCCGCTGTGCTCGCCCTCGTCGTGGCAGCGACGCTCGTGGCCGGCTGCACGATCGGCAAGGACGAGACCGGCGCCCGGGTGGGCGCGGGATCCATCAAGAAGATCGACGCGTTGGACGGGGTCCAGATCCGCGTCAGCTCCAAGGAGTTCGACGAGCAACTGCTGCTCGGTCAGCTCGCCCTCGTCGCACTGCAAGCGGCCGGGGCGAGCCCGCAGGACAAGACCAACATCACCGGCTCGAGCAACGTCCGCCAAGCGCTGACCAGCGGCGCGGTCGACCTGTACTGGGAGTACACCGGCACCGCCTGGATCAGCTACCTCAACCAGACCAAGCCGATCAGCGATCCGCAGGCGCAGTACGAAGCGGTCAAACAAGCCGACGCCGCCAACGGCGTCACGTGGTGGGCACGCTCGCCGGCCAACGACACCTACGCCCTCGCGGGCAATCCGGCGACCCTGGCCCGGACCGGTGTCAAGACGCTGTCCGACTACGCGGCCCTGGTGAAGCGGGACCCGGCCGCGGCCTCGACCTGTATGGGGCCGGAGTTCAAGAGCCGGGACGACGGGTTCCCCGGCCTGGCGAAGACCTACGGGTTCACCCTGCCCGACCCGCAGGTGCACCTGCTCAACGACGCCGTCGTCTACGCGAGCGTCGGCAAGGGAGATCCCTGCGGCTTCGGCTCGGTCGCCTCCACCGACGGGCGCGTGGCCGCGCAGCAGCTCACCGTGCTCGAAGACGACAAGCATTTCTTCCCTACGTACAACCCCGCGATCACGATCGCCACTCCACTCGCCCGGAAATACCCGCAGCTGGAGCAGGTCTTCACGTCGATCGCCGCGAAGCTGGACACCGCGACGCTCACGGACCTCAACAAGAAGGTCAGCGTCGACGGCCAGAAGTCCGCAACGGTCGCCCGCGACTGGCTCAAGTCGGCAGGCTTCATCAGCTGAACCGTCGTCGCCGCGGCAGCTACCCGGCGCGGGCGCGCGGGTTCGCCGGAAGGTCGTTCACAGCTGCGTCGCGAGCCAAAGCGCCATCCAGGTCAGGCAGCCCAGCGCCCCGCCGACGCCGAAGGCGAGCAGCATCCGCCGCACGGCGGCGATCTCACCCGCTCGCCCGGTCACCTCGGTCATCCCAGCGTGAACATTCGTCATGTCGGTCATGGTCGGGCTTTCCCCGGGAAGCCACGGTTTACGCCGGACTCACCGGTCTGGGTGAGCTTGACGAGGCGGCCCGCACACCGTGCCCTTGCCGACCAAGGCGCACCGACTGCCCGTCCCCGAATAACGGATACGGATACGGATACGAGGAGATCGAGCCGCCGTCGGATAGTCGGGACAGGCTGGTGGGCAACGGTGTCACCGACGCTCGTCGCGTCGAAACGCCGGCCGGAGGGGGAGCGAGGTGTCGAGTCCGAGCAGGGCGAGTTTCCGTCGCACGGTGTCGGAGACGACGACGTCCAGCCCTGTGGGGCGATGCTGAACCAGGCGAATCAGCGGCGGAAGAGCCTCGAACGACAAGTAGGTGACCGCGGAGAGGTCGACGGCGACGGCGACGTCCAACGGAGCGGACAGTGCGTCTTGGAGTACCGCCGTCATGACTGGGGCGTCGGGCAGTTCACCGGCCGCTCGAACGGTGAGAACCGGCCGGTCGCCGGCCGCGGCGTGTTCGGGCGGACGGGAGTCGTCGACCGAGCCTGTGATGATGGACATTCGCGCGCTCCTCCGAGGCCGAAGGCCCTCCCGCCGGTCGGTTCCGGACAGGAAGCACAGCTGGCGGGCTTCGGCTACCTACGTAAGTCGCTGGTGATTCGTTACGCGTTAGCTTGCGGATGGGCCTGGCCGGGAAAGCTCCTGTTCACCGAGCCCGGCGTCCTTCCAACGGGTGATCGCTGCACCCGCTGGCCGAGATTTTGAATCGGTCTTCGGGGCCTCGTCGATGGGCTACTTCCTGCCTGAAGAGGGGTGAGGCGATGGCTCGATCCCGTGTCGGCCGGGTCGAAGAGCAAGGTGGCCGAACCGTCCGCCGATCGGCGTGACGACAGCGGGCCCGCTCAGGCGTGGAGAACCGATAACCGAGGAGGTTGGGCTCCGGTTCTAGGCCAATCCAGTACACCCGTGTCCGCATGGTCGATCTTGCGGAGCTCGGCAGTACGGTGCCGGCGATCCGGATGTGGATCAGCCCTCAGCCGCAGTGCGGGCCGTTTACGAACGCTCCCAACGATTCGAGAGCCCTGAGTCGGACGGCGCGATATCAAGCTCTTTCGTGGGCCATGACCGGGGCGCGGGGCCGAACGCGCGGCGCGCGGCGCGGACGGCCACGGCGGCAACGGTGGCGTTGGCGCCGCCGCCGATCACCGCGCCGATGCCGAACGGGACGACCCGGCCGAGCACGATGACGCTCTGCTTGGTGCCGTACTTGGTGACGAAGTTCTTGCCCAGGACGTTGTTGATCTGGCGCAGCGTCGTCGAGGGCACCTTGCCGACGAGCTGACGGGCCCAGTGCTGACCGGTGCGCTCGGCGACCTTCCCGATGATGGTCTCGGAGCCGGACTGGCCGAGCATGATCCCCATGACGAGCGTGCGACGGCGTTCGATCTCGTCCAGCCGGACCCCGTGGACCTCGGCGAGTGAGAGGACGAACAGGGTGCTCAGCTCGAGCGAGGAGAAGAACTCGCCCGCCGACAGCGCCAGCGCGATCCCGGTACCGACAGCGGGCGCGGCCGCAGTGGCCCCGACCGCGGCGCCCGTGCTCGCCAGCGCGCTGACGTACATCCGCTCCAGGGTGCGCACGACCTCCTCGGGTGTCGCATCCGGGTTGCGCTGCCGGGCACGGGCGATGTTCTTGCGCACCAATGGTGCTTGCGCGCCGATGGCCTTGTCCACCAGGTTGAGCAACGGCCGGCCCCGTCCGCTCGACACCGGACCCGCTTCTTCGAGGGCGTCAGAGACCACACCGAACTCCTTGAGTCGTCACGTTCCCCACAGTTTCGCATCCGAGCACGGTGTTCGTGCTCGGGCTGTCGTTCAGGCGAGCGAGTTCGCTCCCTGCGTGCTCGGTGTCGTGTTCGTCGAGGCTGTCCCCAGTCGATCCGGTGGATCCGATGGAGCTGGTGCCGTGCGCGTGTCGGTGACGCGATGCTTCCGGGTGGGTCCGATGGAGCTGGTGCCGTGCGCGTGTCGGTGACGCGATGCTTCCGGGATCGTCCGGGCCACGGTGGACTATGCGATCGAGCACGCGACGGCCGAGCCTTGGCTGGCGACGATGC encodes the following:
- a CDS encoding glycine betaine ABC transporter substrate-binding protein; amino-acid sequence: MRMLQRTNAAVLALVVAATLVAGCTIGKDETGARVGAGSIKKIDALDGVQIRVSSKEFDEQLLLGQLALVALQAAGASPQDKTNITGSSNVRQALTSGAVDLYWEYTGTAWISYLNQTKPISDPQAQYEAVKQADAANGVTWWARSPANDTYALAGNPATLARTGVKTLSDYAALVKRDPAAASTCMGPEFKSRDDGFPGLAKTYGFTLPDPQVHLLNDAVVYASVGKGDPCGFGSVASTDGRVAAQQLTVLEDDKHFFPTYNPAITIATPLARKYPQLEQVFTSIAAKLDTATLTDLNKKVSVDGQKSATVARDWLKSAGFIS
- a CDS encoding anti-sigma factor antagonist produces the protein MSIITGSVDDSRPPEHAAAGDRPVLTVRAAGELPDAPVMTAVLQDALSAPLDVAVAVDLSAVTYLSFEALPPLIRLVQHRPTGLDVVVSDTVRRKLALLGLDTSLPLRPAFRRDERR